From Toxorhynchites rutilus septentrionalis strain SRP chromosome 2, ASM2978413v1, whole genome shotgun sequence, a single genomic window includes:
- the LOC129771690 gene encoding calponin homology domain-containing protein DDB_G0272472 isoform X1 has translation MSAKKYLKTVPPQPPAQPVAKTEKEEQLWKALKRHIMRERERKKQEMEAEVEEERLRKEREAREKQDVMTLGETKEQIQKLEKTLQELRNEKQQLFLQLKKVLNEDDNRKRQMKVEMFPIHNIPQQQIFLPQRTTTIAPHQQHLIHKSNQPINVSKRTHSPSPQGYYKQPSTSQTYPPPQQKIEEGRRGPGEVARAVLWNKSQYCPPGTLFYPSNQPPPNPQDNRQPQPQIIYPPYQGNIAMPIRQAYHVDITPQQGPPPQGPPKVSEVKPGPVPGSTSGNVYHITLDQQGIPQGPTQQNPGPPPQLKAITIEKIPQDRGVPYHIELKHDDRKDIRQTQPPPQQPPQPSTHLPEGIVYSSALRAGAIPMHAIAANQQMPKGSITQGYPQSRPPPIPNTVPQQPTQMHYQRHRY, from the exons ATGAGTGCGAAGAAATACTTGAAAACGGTCCCTCCTCAGCCTCCGGCACAACCGGTGGCCAAAACCGAGAAAGAGGAGCAACTCTGGAAAGCTCTCAAGCGACACATAATGAGGGAACGGGAACGTAAAAAACAGG AAATGGAGGCCGAGGTGGAAGAGGAACGCCTACGAAAGGAACGGGAAGCTCGGGAAAAACAAGATGTGATGACATTGGGCGAAACGAAAGAGCAAATCCAAAAGTTGGAAAAAACACTCCAAGAGTTGAGAAACGAAAAACAGCAATTGTTTTTACAGCTCAAAAAGGTACTGAATGAGGACGACAATCGGAAGCGTCAGATGAAGGT AGAAATGTTTCCCATCCATAATATTCCTCAGCAGCAAATATTTTTGCCACAGCGCACCACGACTATTGCACCGCATCAACAGCATTTGATTCATAAA AGTAATCAACCAATAAATGTATCCAAACGCACGCATAGTCCATCACCCCAAGGATATTATAAGCAGCCTAGTACAAGTCAAACGTATCCGCCTCCTCAGCAGA AAATCGAGGAAGGCAGGCGAGGCCCGGGTGAAGTGGCCCGTGCCGTTCTGTGGAACA agtCTCAGTATTGTCCACCCGGAACACTATTCTATCCATCCAACCAACCACCACCGAATCCGCAGGATAACCGTCAACCACAGCCTCAGATCATATATCCACCGTACCAGGGTAACATTGCGATGCCTATTCGGCAAGCATATCATGTGGATATTACACCACAACAAGGACCTCCCCCGCAAGGGCCTCCAAAGGTATCCGAGGTTAAACCTGGACCTGTGCCGGGATCAACCTCCGGCAATGTGTATCATATTACACTCGATCAACAGGGTATTCCCCAGGGGCCGACGCAACAAAATCCAGGACCTCCTCCACAGCTAAAAGCTATAACGATCGAAAAAATACCACAAGATAGAGGCGTTCCGTATCATATTGAGTTGAAACATGATGACCGAAAGGATATTCGACAAACACAGCCCCCTCCACAACAACCTCCCCAGCCAAGCACTCATCTGCCGGAGGGAATTGTTTATTCGTCGGCACTGCGTGCAGGTGCTATTCCGATGCATGCGATCGCTGCCAATCAGCAA
- the LOC129771690 gene encoding uncharacterized protein LOC129771690 isoform X2, with product MSAKKYLKTVPPQPPAQPVAKTEKEEQLWKALKRHIMRERERKKQEMEAEVEEERLRKEREAREKQDVMTLGETKEQIQKLEKTLQELRNEKQQLFLQLKKVLNEDDNRKRQMKVEMFPIHNIPQQQIFLPQRTTTIAPHQQHLIHKSNQPINVSKRTHSPSPQGYYKQPSTSQTYPPPQQKSQYCPPGTLFYPSNQPPPNPQDNRQPQPQIIYPPYQGNIAMPIRQAYHVDITPQQGPPPQGPPKVSEVKPGPVPGSTSGNVYHITLDQQGIPQGPTQQNPGPPPQLKAITIEKIPQDRGVPYHIELKHDDRKDIRQTQPPPQQPPQPSTHLPEGIVYSSALRAGAIPMHAIAANQQMPKGSITQGYPQSRPPPIPNTVPQQPTQMHYQRHRY from the exons ATGAGTGCGAAGAAATACTTGAAAACGGTCCCTCCTCAGCCTCCGGCACAACCGGTGGCCAAAACCGAGAAAGAGGAGCAACTCTGGAAAGCTCTCAAGCGACACATAATGAGGGAACGGGAACGTAAAAAACAGG AAATGGAGGCCGAGGTGGAAGAGGAACGCCTACGAAAGGAACGGGAAGCTCGGGAAAAACAAGATGTGATGACATTGGGCGAAACGAAAGAGCAAATCCAAAAGTTGGAAAAAACACTCCAAGAGTTGAGAAACGAAAAACAGCAATTGTTTTTACAGCTCAAAAAGGTACTGAATGAGGACGACAATCGGAAGCGTCAGATGAAGGT AGAAATGTTTCCCATCCATAATATTCCTCAGCAGCAAATATTTTTGCCACAGCGCACCACGACTATTGCACCGCATCAACAGCATTTGATTCATAAA AGTAATCAACCAATAAATGTATCCAAACGCACGCATAGTCCATCACCCCAAGGATATTATAAGCAGCCTAGTACAAGTCAAACGTATCCGCCTCCTCAGCAGA agtCTCAGTATTGTCCACCCGGAACACTATTCTATCCATCCAACCAACCACCACCGAATCCGCAGGATAACCGTCAACCACAGCCTCAGATCATATATCCACCGTACCAGGGTAACATTGCGATGCCTATTCGGCAAGCATATCATGTGGATATTACACCACAACAAGGACCTCCCCCGCAAGGGCCTCCAAAGGTATCCGAGGTTAAACCTGGACCTGTGCCGGGATCAACCTCCGGCAATGTGTATCATATTACACTCGATCAACAGGGTATTCCCCAGGGGCCGACGCAACAAAATCCAGGACCTCCTCCACAGCTAAAAGCTATAACGATCGAAAAAATACCACAAGATAGAGGCGTTCCGTATCATATTGAGTTGAAACATGATGACCGAAAGGATATTCGACAAACACAGCCCCCTCCACAACAACCTCCCCAGCCAAGCACTCATCTGCCGGAGGGAATTGTTTATTCGTCGGCACTGCGTGCAGGTGCTATTCCGATGCATGCGATCGCTGCCAATCAGCAA